Proteins encoded in a region of the Lepeophtheirus salmonis chromosome 6, UVic_Lsal_1.4, whole genome shotgun sequence genome:
- the LOC121119499 gene encoding uncharacterized protein: MGEPDIVVIRVCKDQGIQKLKNQWSKKYPKLKSCYVPLEKLPLSEGGPIKSTKDPKPVHKNVRRKSNKSISRTSKNGQRSKPKSNELDKVSTKPIDVVVMESKLEDFPFKKPMKLNKVEPKVLADDEPLIVHEGPHNSKKKMSPLKEKELKIMSEIKLPPETKLTPFPKEYTDMASIIYHNCFQINALPGQNTPASIYVQLIENHRKNCHRCDAMICAKFSKTPSLFDPYVDKTFQLMEMEKQLRETQMILKMSEEARAIMDNMYEEKLSANLVEINELKRMIQVLIQEEVPKDTAEVLEHQTQPILETKERKYYTSCGYNMMNMTALREALNKAQKCGHGNLIILEHEDERDHLASRLVFLCQTCKNETIFYTSGFSSKTPGYFTINKAVLNTLGPNAFFKLVDFVKHTPFSKPAKFMGPFLSDKDGTKDKVKLILGIDKFEFEDWTKLDPTAQKRSSVDSRDDEIEIIETGDHEGKRIKIKNLEPIVNLRNEDYGSLVHSNKKNLSVVDELKLEYLRKNPDRPRLLFPELPVRPKIAPKPISQLLASPPKQSVTVHSDLTPIINSNNSINNSNIVNGGTKAIINTVDKSPSLSTQNKALSSLPPILKIKPSKDLPPGSRILSIAPGTKLMSTNVCHSTKQDTGLSHGVYRVIDDKNNEKILIIKDLQQPGSPPVANIVNLKAVKTNKSSLRVPSLVSQGIALPIEETVNKVTVTSLPTVSTLHNSTSYKLNSPFGVHKVTKIDMKTHVLNTNGINSSAPIKCTTKVVSASLPLTTNGITNLIPTHQLIPPPSTKPLKTLMTTPSTSILKIPLSNNANDAQPTKTSSNKRKAPSESVSALKETQATLLSLKNNWYESPVQESDPLADPLGSDDINMDSESTKVDDNNIELKSSNNPLVKIVSILPEEDEVGGSGDDDKLVPLLKCDIETESDIILENTQKRMKISC, encoded by the exons ATGGGTGAGCCGGATATTGTAGTGATACGGGTTTGTAAAGACCAAGGGATTCAAAAGTTGAAGAACCAATGGAGCAAAAAATACCCGAAACTTAAGTCATGCTACGTTCCATTAGAGAAACTTCCGTTGTCAGAAGGAGGGCCCATAAAAAGTACTAAGGATCCCAAACCTGTCCATAAAAATGTGAGAAGGAAATCCAATAAAAGTATTTCACGTACTTCTAAGAATGGGCAACGATCTAAACCAAAGTCTAACGAACTCGATAAAGTTTCTACTAAACCCATAGATGTGGTGGTTATGGAGAGTAAACTTGAAGACTTTCCCTTTAAAAAGCCTATGAAATTGAACAAAGTAGAACCGAAAGTTTTGGCTGATGATGAACCATTAATAGTACACGAAGGGCCACACAATAGCAAGAAAAAGATGTCtccattaaaagaaaaagaattaaaaatcatGTCCGAGATCAAACTTCCACCCGAAACCAAATTAACCCCTTTTCCTAAAGAGTATACTGATATGGCATCAATCATATACCATAACTGTTTTCAAATCAATGCATTACCCGGTCAAAATACACCTGCCAGTATTTATGTCCAGTTGATAGAGAACCATCGTAAAAATTGTCACAGATGTGACGCAATGATATGTGCAAAATTTTCTAAAACCCCATCACTTTTTGATCCCTATGTTGACAAAACCTTTCAACTAATGGAAATGGAAAAGCAGCTTCGGGAAACTCAAATGATTCTCAAAATGAGCGAAGAAGCTCGGGCAATAATGGATAATATGTATGAAGAAAAACTTAGTGCTAATCTTGtagaaattaatgaattaaagcGTATGATACAAGTTCTTATACAAGAAGAAGTCCCCAAAGATACAGCTGAGGTCCTGGAGCATCAGACACAGCCGATTCTTGAAACGAAGGAGAGAAAGTATTATACAAGTTGTGGATACAATATGATGAACATGACGGCTCTCCGTGAGGCTCTAAATAAAGCACAGAAATGTGGACAtg gaaatttaattattctcgAACATGAAGATGAGCGAGATCACTTAGCCTCTCGACTTGTATTCTTATGTCAAACttgtaaaaatgaaactattttttatacatcCGGATTTTCCTCTAAAACACCCGGATATTTCACTATCAATAAGGCTGTTTTGAACACTTTGGGACCTAATGCATTTTTCAAACTCGTTGATTTTGTGAAGCACACACCTTTTTCCAAACCAGCTAAGTTCATGGGTCCATTTCTTTCTGATAAGGATGGAACTAAAgacaaagttaaattaatacttGGGATTGATAAGTTTGAGTTCGAAGATTGGACAAAATTAGACCCTACAGCTCAGAAGCGTTCCTCCGTAGATTCCCGTGACGACGAAATAGAAATAATTGAAACAGGTGATCATGAAGGAAAACGtatcaaaataaagaatctTGAGCCTATCGTGAATCTCAGAAACGAGGACTATGGAAGTCTTGTTCATTCTAATAAAAAGAACCTTTCCGTTGTAGATGAgctaaaattagaatatttgagAAAGAATCCTGATAGACCAAGACTCCTATTCCCAGAACTCCCAGTAAGGCCTAAAATAGCACCTAAACCGATTTCTCAACTTTTGGCAAGTCCTCCAAAGCAATCAGTGACGGTTCATTCCGATCTTACTCCCAttattaattctaataataGCATCAATAACTCAAACATTGTAAATGGCGGTACAAAGGCCATTATCAATACAGTCGATAAATCACCATCACTTTCAACACAAAATAAGGCATTATCGTCTCTACCTCCTATACTTAAGATTAAGCCATCTAAAGATTTACCTCCTGGAAGTAGGATTCTTAGTATAGCCCCTGGAACTAAATTAATGAGTACCAATGTATGCCATTCAACAAAACAAGATACGGGGCTGAGTCATGGTGTTTATCGCGTCATAGAtgataaaaacaatgaaaagatTCTTATCATCAAGGATTTACAACAACCTGGCTCTCCGCCCGTtgcaaatattgttaatttgaaAGCTGTTAAAACGAATAAATCAAGTTTGAGGGTTCCGTCATTGGTCTCGCAAGGTATTGCATTACCAATCGAAGAAACTGTGAATAAAGTAACAGTTACTTCTCTTCCCACAGTTTCAACCCTTCATAATTCAACgtcttataaattaaattcaccCTTCGGTGTTCATAAAGTTACGAAAATAGATATGAAAACTCATGTTCTCAACACAAATGGTATTAATTCTTCTGCCCCAATCAAGTGTACAACAAAAGTAGTGTCTGCATCCCTTCCTCTAACGACTAATGGGATTACAAATTTGATTCCAACTCACCAATTAATTCCTCCACCTTCTACAAAGCCTCTTAAAACCCTAATGACTACACCTTCTACTAGCATTTTGAAAATTCCACTTTCAAATAATGCAAATGATGCTCAACCCACTAAAACTagttcaaataaaagaaaagccCCTTCAGAAAGTGTCTCTGCTTTAAAAGAGACACAGGCGACGCTCCTctctcttaaaaataattggtaTGAGTCTCCAGTACAAGAATCGGATCCGTTAGCGGATCCACTTGGCAGCGATGATATTAATATGGATTCAGAGTCAACAAAGGTAgatgataataatattgaattgaagTCTTCAAATAATCCTTTGGTTAAGATAGTAAGCATTTTACCTGAAGAAGACGAGGTCGGAGGTAGTGGAGATGATGATAAACTTGTACCTTTATTGAAATGTGATATAGAAACGGAAAGCGatattatattggaaaatacacAAAAGAGAATGAAAATAAGCTGTTAG